Proteins found in one Populus alba chromosome 14, ASM523922v2, whole genome shotgun sequence genomic segment:
- the LOC118041142 gene encoding FRIGIDA-like protein 3, translated as MEDSESVATLMDSTTSKIHQLQKAFAELESHRAVTLNLKWKELEEHFHGLERSLKRRFHELEDQEKQYETKTRRAREILEKREAAVVAKEQVSLDKLQEKRDAAIFSISNALQKHRKVSSVEPAVVSYDDQFGSPAIDDQPPEAMTAESNLGEIIDPSENGNLEYPQLVELCEQMDSEGLHKFISDNRKNLAVLKEEIPLALKAAANPAQFVLNSLEDFYPKEVSNVDGKKDSTLLGVRRTCIMLMECLSILLMYTDPVSISDVISEDVKDQAKAIAEEWKPRLDSLDVDANNGNSLEAHAFLQLLATFGIASDFDEEELSRLIPMVSRRRQAAELCRFLGLSEKMPGVIEVLVNSGRQIDAVNLAFAFDLTEQFSPVPLLKSYLKEARKVSSSVKPGNASPITGQNEVNERELAALKAVIKCIEEHKLEEQYPGDPLQKRLLQLEKAKAEKKRATEAAKPQPKRPRASGVGCGPRVTSGAPERTFYPRVPDRYPQYVYDRPYIYTGPADNHVPALISSAATYNFSPSHGNYFGNGYQYQTPYHH; from the exons ATGGAAGATTCTGAATCAGTTGCAACACTCATGGACTCAACAACGTCTAAGATACATCAACTTCAGAAAGCATTTGCTGAACTTGAAAGTCACCGGGCTGTAACACTCAACCTGAAATGGAAAGAACTTGAGGAGCATTTCCATGGGCTTGAAAGATCTTTGAAGAGGCGGTTTCACGAGttggaagatcaagaaaagCAGTACGAAACCAAAACCAGGAGAGCCAGGGAAATATTAGAGAAACGAGAAGCTGCCGTTGTGGCCAAAGAACAAGTTTCATTGGACAAACTCCAAGAGAAACGAGATGCTGCTATCTTTTCCATTTCGAATGCTCTGCAGAAGCACAGGAAGGTATCTTCTGTGGAACCTGCTGTTGTGTCCTATGATGACCAATTTGGATCACCGGCTATTGATGACCAACCACCTGAAGCCATGACTGCTGAAAGTAACTTAGGTGAAATAATAGATCCTTCTGAAAATGGAAATTTGGAGTATCCGCAGTTAGTCGAACTATGTGAACAGATGGACTCAGAAGGACTGCACAAATTTATTTCTGACAACCGTAAGAACCTTGCGGTCCTAAAAGAGGAAATTCCACTTGCTTTAAAGGCTGCAGCAAACCCAGCTCAATTTGTGTTGAACTCTCTGGAAGATTTTTACCCCAAGGAAGTGTCAAATGTTGATGGAAAGAAAGACTCAACCTTATTGGGTGTCCGCCGAACCTGTATCATGTTGATGGAATGCCTTAGCATTTTGTTAATGTATACAGATCCAGTTTCTATATCTGATGTAATTTCAGAAGATGTTAAAGATCAGGCAAAGGCTATTGCTGAAGAGTGGAAGCCAAGATTGGATTCTTTGGACGTGGATGCTAACAATGGGAACTCCTTGGAAGCACATGCCTTTTTGCAACTTTTAGCTACCTTTGGGATTGCTTCTGATTTTGATGAGGAAGAGTTATCCAGGCTAATCCCAATGGTTTCTCGTCGTCGCCAAGCAGCTGAACTATGTCGCTTTCTAGGGCTGTCAGAGAAAATGCCAG GTGTAATTGAAGTATTGGTAAATAGTGGAAGGCAAATTGATGCAGTTAACTTGGCCTTTGCATTTGACTTAACGGAACAGTTCTCACCAGTTCCTCTACTGAAATCATACTTGAAGGAGGCAAGAAAAGTTTCTTCATCAGTCAAGCCTGGAAATGCATCTCCCATCACTGGGCAG AATGAGGTCAACGAACGAGAGCTGGCTGCCCTCAAGGCTGTGATCAAGTGCATCGAAGAGCATAAACTCGAGGAGCAGTATCCTGGGGATCCGCTCCAAAAACGCCTTCTTCAGCTAGAGAAGGCCAaggcagaaaagaaaagggcaacCGAAGCTGCCAAGCCTCAACCCAAGAGACCACGCGCCAGTGGCGTCGGATGCGGGCCCCGTGTCACTAGCGGTGCTCCTGAGAGGACATTCTATCCTAGAGTACCTGATAGGTACCCACAGTACGTGTACGACAGACCATACATTTACACCGGACCTGCTGACAACCATGTTCCTGCACTCATAAGTTCTGCTGCTACATACAACTTCTCTCCCAGTCACGGCAACTACTTTGGAAATGGCTACCAGTACCAGACCCCGTATCATCACTAG
- the LOC118041117 gene encoding ubiquitin-like-conjugating enzyme ATG10 isoform X2 codes for MSCFSSSWDGTLSQNDFSVAAHVFTERWERNNSSSPSWFWVNSPKGPPFLASSQHVEGYLSLESICVLVSAEDSNEEVSCTVEEEAGFSEIEGAADSATLVQSNRHEAHYYDFHIVYSASYRVPVLYFRAYCSDGRPLLLNEIEKDLPACSSKVLLETKWTFITQEDEQGDRFLSVSPCLLGLGVPRI; via the exons ATGAGTTGTTTTTCTTCGTCTTGGGATGGAACCCTCTCGCAGAATGATTTCTCTGTTGCTGCTCACGTTTTTACCGAGAGATGGGAGAGGAATAACTCTTCTTCCCCTTCATGGTTTTGGGTTAATTCTCCAAAAGGACCTCCTTTCCTTGCTTCTTCTCAACAT GTGGAGGGATACTTGTCTTTGGAGAGCATTTGTGTTCTTGTCTCAGCTGAG gaTAGTAATGAAGAAGTAAGTTGCACTGTGGAAGAGGAGGCTGGTTTCTCTGAGATAGAAGGGGCAGCTGATAGTGCCACACTT GTTCAAAGCAATCGTCATGAAGCGCATTACTACGATTTTCATATAGTCTATAGTGCATCATACAGGGTTCCTGTGCTATATTTCCGTGCATACTGCAGTG ATGGAAGGCCGTTGCTgttgaatgaaattgaaaaggacCTCCCAGCCTGCTCCTCGAAGGTGTTGTTGGAAACAAAGTGGACTTTCATAACTCAGGAG GATGAACAAGGAGACCGTTTTTTAAGCGTGAGTCCATGTTTGCTCGGGTTGGGGGTACCACGCATATGA
- the LOC118041133 gene encoding TPR repeat-containing protein ZIP4, with translation MKITEMYSPDLRKPDQFIQSNHLHQHLLSQIESLIIQTENLSPNYHSLPETISSDLRQTLTHLTQLPPFPNSLKLHIWKLAYRLWNACIDISNAVSILPSSPSPSPSSSFVENHAKLRHIAADMISLAGDVTSVTSPAVKSASFYLKTGLIWHDLRTFDLASSCFERATDIVSKLDIAAISDSGERKMLLDLNLARSRTAWEISDRNLAIILLTRAKTLLFGSSDHYKQLANQYLIFGKSVLSKNNDTDSSLKEALKLMSEALDLSEKGSSAARTREQIMELKELRSKSLRFISAVHLQKGEYESVIKCVKVLREGNGGGDGGDQHASLPVLAMKAWLGLGRYGEAEKELRDMVVNKGIPESVWVSAVEAYFDAAGTAGAETVKGVFLGLLGRCQVSARAAFRVANRVLGRVGSGGEGSSLRTKVVADLVSDERVVALFASEATAKERAAMHAVLWNCASEHFRSKDYETSAVMFEKSLLYISHDIENRILRAKGFRVLCLCYLGLSQLDRAQEYINEAEKLEPNIACAFLKFKIYLQNNDHSGAINQVQAMKTCFDFTPDFLCLSAHEAVACHALPVAISSLSNLLSFYTLGRSMPTTEVVVLRTLITILIQDPGNEVEVLKFMKRVHDRASELGTECFFGKEETGRREKNWFAVTSWNIGTTCGKEKKYELCAEFLRLVSGFYGLVDCQEEENSIMVCKSLILSVTAMVASENQKKTALTDSEVKQAVELLDRAGKILTSISAGTQLGGDKITTVEPDLFFVHTFNAYDIYGRLDNCGPQQQLHFVKSFAGSKACDPKHLLQIGLSASQGPRSNPEVASFALNECLSGLLSSPSPGYPDVALIVRRLIALASIHKGDSDDNAVHNLYKQAYRIMVGLKEGEYPTEEGKWLAMTAWNRAAVPVRLGQVDAAQRWMDAGLELAREVSGMETYRACMEDFATAFNKKSQSHSNG, from the exons ATGAAAATCACCGAGATGTACTCACCGGATCTCCGGAAACCAGACCAATTTATTCAGTCCAACCACCTCCACCAACATCTCCTCTCTCAGATCGAATCCCTAATCATACAAACCGAAAACCTCTCCCCTAACTACCATTCCTTACCGGAAACTATCTCCTCGGATCTCCGCCAAACCCTAACTCACCTCACTCAACTCCCTCCATTTCCTAACTCACTCAAGCTCCATATCTGGAAGCTTGCCTACCGCCTCTGGAATGCCTGCATCGACATATCCAACGCCGTCTCCATCCTCCCttcctccccctccccctccccctcctcctcctttgTCGAAAACCACGCCAAGCTCCGTCACATCGCCGCCGATATGATCTCTCTCGCCGGAGACGTCACCAGCGTTACCTCTCCTGCTGTCAAATCCGCCTCTTTCTACCTCAAGACCGGCCTCATCTGGCACGATCTGAGAACATTTGATCTCGCGTCGTCCTGCTTTGAGAGAGCTACTGATATCGTTTCAAAGCTCGACATAGCTGCAATATCGGACTCGGGAGAGAGAAAAATGCTTTTAGATTTAAATCTCGCGAGATCTCGAACTGCCTGGGAGATATCGGACCGAAACCTCGCGATAATACTGTTAACTCGGGCGAAAACTCTCCTCTTCGGGTCATCAGATCACTACAAACAACTAGCCAATCAGTACTTGATATTTGGAAAGAGCGTGTTATCCAAAAACAACGATACTGATAGCAGTTTAAAAGAAGCTTTGAAGCTAATGAGCGAAGCTCTGGATTTAAGTGAGAAAGGATCCAGTGCAGCGAGAACAAGAGAGCAAATCATGGAACTCAAGGAGTTAAGATCAAAATCACTCCGATTCATCTCGGCTGTTCATTTACAAAAAGGAGAGTACGAGAGTGTGATTAAATGCGTTAAGGTATTGAGGGAGGGAAATGGCGGTGGTGATGGCGGGGACCAACATGCCAGTCTCCCTGTTTTGGCAATGAAGGCGTGGTTGGGTTTGGGGAGGTATGGAGAGGCAGAGAAGGAGCTGAGGGACATGGTTGTCAATAAGGGAATTCCTGAGAGTGTTTGGGTTTCTGCAGTAGAGGCGTACTTTGATGCTGCTGGGACTGCAGGGGCGGAGACAGTGAAGGGAGTGTTTTTGGGGCTTTTAGGAAGGTGCCAGGTGAGTGCCAGAGCTGCATTCAGGGTGGCGAATAGAGTGCTTGGGCGTGTTGGAAGTGGCGGAGAAGGTTCGAGTCTAAGGACTAAAGTGGTGGCAGATTTGGTATCTGATGAGAGAGTGGTGGCGCTTTTTGCAAGCGAGGCGACTGCTAAGGAAAGGGCGGCAATGCATGCTGTTCTTTGGAACTG TGCTTCTGAACATTTTAGATCGAAAGATTATGAGACAAGTGCAGTGATGTTTGAGAAATCACTGCTCTATATATCACATGACATCGAGAACAGAATTCTCCGTGCAAAGGGCTTCAGAGTTTTGTGTCTATGCTATCTTGGCCTCTCCCAGCTTGATAGAGCTCAAGAATACATCAACGAAGCTGAAAAG CTGGAGCCCAACATAGCATGTGCTTTTCTTaag TTCAAAATCTATCTGCAAAACAACGACCATAGTGGTGCTATCAATCAGGTCCAGGCAATGAAAACTTGCTTTGATTTCACACCAGACTTTCTCTGTCTTTCAGCTCATGAAGCTGTTGCTTGCCATGCTCTTCCTGTTGCTATTTCCTCTCTATCCAATCTCCTGAGCTTCTACACCTTGGGAAGATCCATGCCAACAACAGAAGTTGTAGTGCTACGCACATTGATCACAATCCTCATTCAAGACCCTGGAAACGAGGTAGAAGTCCTCAAATTCATGAAAAGGGTTCACGACCGGGCATCTGAGCTTGGGACAGAGTGCTTTTTTGGAAAAGAGGAGACTGGCAGACGAGAAAAGAATTGGTTTGCTGTGACTTCATGGAACATTGGGACTACATGTGGAAAGGAGAAGAAATATGAATTATGTGCAGAATTTTTGAGACTGGTATCAGGATTTTATGGTCTGGTTGATTGTCAAGAGGAAGAAAACAGCATTATGGTCTGCAAGTCATTGATATTGTCTGTCACAGCCATGGTGGCTTCAGAGAATCAAAAGAAGACTGCATTGACGGACTCTGAAGTGAAACAAGCTGTTGAACTGCTAGATAGAGCAGGGAAG ATCCTAACTTCAATCTCAGCAGGAACCCAACTTGGTGGTGACAAAATCACCACAGTTGAGCCAGACCTCTTCTTCGTGCACACCTTCAATGCCTATGATATATACGGAAGGCTTGATAATTGCGGGCCACAGCAACAGCTCCACTTCGTAAAGAGTTTTGCCGGTTCAAAAGCTTGCGATCCCAAGCACCTTCTTCAAATTGGTCTTAGCGCCTCACAGGGTCCACGGTCTAACCCTGAAGTAGCCAGCTTTGCTTTAAACGAGTGTCTTTCAGGTCTCCTTTCTTCCCCCTCACCGGGCTACCCCGACGTTGCTCTTATAGTTCGAAGGCTGATTGCACTAGCAAGCATTCACAAAGGTGATTCAGATGATAATGCTGTGCATAATCTGTACAAGCAAGCATATAGGATAATGGTCGGGTTAAAAGAAGGCGAGTATCCCACGGAGGAGGGAAAATGGCTTGCAATGACTGCATGGAACAGGGCGGCGGTCCCAGTGAGGCTAGGGCAGGTTGACGCGGCGCAGAGGTGGATGGATGCTGGGTTGGAGCTTGCAAGGGAGGTTTCAGGGATGGAGACTTACAGGGCATGCATGGAGGATTTTGCAACTGCTTTTAATAAGAAATCTCAGTCGCACAGTAATGGTTAA
- the LOC118041117 gene encoding ubiquitin-like-conjugating enzyme ATG10 isoform X1, translated as MSCFSSSWDGTLSQNDFSVAAHVFTERWERNNSSSPSWFWVNSPKGPPFLASSQHVEGYLSLESICVLVSAEDSNEEVSCTVEEEAGFSEIEGAADSATLVQSNRHEAHYYDFHIVYSASYRVPVLYFRAYCSDGRPLLLNEIEKDLPACSSKVLLETKWTFITQEEHPFLNRPWYKLHPCGTSEWMKLLCLGDEVAAKNGLAIELYLVSWFSVVGQVVGLKTPLEMVKKSV; from the exons ATGAGTTGTTTTTCTTCGTCTTGGGATGGAACCCTCTCGCAGAATGATTTCTCTGTTGCTGCTCACGTTTTTACCGAGAGATGGGAGAGGAATAACTCTTCTTCCCCTTCATGGTTTTGGGTTAATTCTCCAAAAGGACCTCCTTTCCTTGCTTCTTCTCAACAT GTGGAGGGATACTTGTCTTTGGAGAGCATTTGTGTTCTTGTCTCAGCTGAG gaTAGTAATGAAGAAGTAAGTTGCACTGTGGAAGAGGAGGCTGGTTTCTCTGAGATAGAAGGGGCAGCTGATAGTGCCACACTT GTTCAAAGCAATCGTCATGAAGCGCATTACTACGATTTTCATATAGTCTATAGTGCATCATACAGGGTTCCTGTGCTATATTTCCGTGCATACTGCAGTG ATGGAAGGCCGTTGCTgttgaatgaaattgaaaaggacCTCCCAGCCTGCTCCTCGAAGGTGTTGTTGGAAACAAAGTGGACTTTCATAACTCAGGAG GAGCATCCATTCTTGAATAGGCCATGGTACAAATTACATCCATGTGGGACCAGTGAATGGATGAAGTTGCTTTGCCTTGGCGATGAGGTTGCAGCTAAGAATGGACTGGCCATTGAACTATATCTGGTGTCATGGTTCTCGGTCGTTGGGCAGGTGGTTGGTCTCAAGACCCCCCTAGAAATGGTGAAAAAATCAGTGTAA